Proteins encoded by one window of Culicoides brevitarsis isolate CSIRO-B50_1 chromosome 2, AGI_CSIRO_Cbre_v1, whole genome shotgun sequence:
- the LOC134831452 gene encoding uncharacterized protein LOC134831452 → MDNVKIENYPGVILDPNAAKARIYVGGLLKKVTDDHLRERFSQYGQILDMVHNSGYAIIQFSTAAAAFEAVHNEDGKPMLTSKKMKVRLAGVKVESSAPAQKPPIYFTSRPNQPQDIEIILFSKEHVEYAEEVLKKVFEIGFQADIMIKKDKFSLYELLEDLKNHSIRAPLMALLIDEPNVRERSVTLQFLQWYGQRVTMSLDYALNELRVMNHDFLVKYRMPVDDIFEKEVKKLYEQKREELKHEMDPEVKLQMIKDYEANYYGLVRRY, encoded by the exons atggataatgtaaaaattgagaattatCCCGGCGTAATTTTGGATCCAAATGCTGCCAAAGCTCGAATTTACGTTGGAGGTTTGTTGAAAAAGGTCACCGATGATCATTTACGTGAAAGATTCTCGCAATACGGACAAATTTTgg ATATGGTTCACAATAGTGGTTACGCAATCATTCAATTTTCGACAGCAGCTGCTGCTTTCGAGGCGGTCCACAATGAAGACGGAAAACCGATGTTGACAAGCAAAAAGATGAAAGTTAGACTAGCTGGCGTAAAGGTTGAATCCTCTGCTCCGGCACAAAAGCCTCCAATTTACTTCACTTCACGTCCCAACCAACCGCAAGACATCGAAATCATCCTTTTTTCGAAAGAGCACGTCGAATATGCCGAAGAAGTGCTTAAAAAAGTCTTCGAAATTGGCTTCCAGGCGGATATTATgatcaaaaaagacaaattttcgcTCTACGAGTTGCTTGAAGACCTGAAAAATCATTCCATTCGAGCACCTTTGATGGCATTGTTGATCGATGAGCCAAATGTACGCGAGAGATCCGTGACTTTGCAGTTCCTTCAGTGGTATGGACAACGCGTGACGATGTCTCTCGATTATGCGCTTAATGAACTTCGAGTGATGAACCATGATTTTTTGGTGAAATACCGAATGCCGGTagatgatatttttgaaaaggaAGTTAAAAAGTTGTACGAACAGAAACGCGAAGAATTAAAACACGAAATGGATCCTGAGGTTAAACTTCAGATGATCAAAGACTATGAAGCGAATTATTACGGTTTAGTAAGACGTTACTAA
- the LOC134828870 gene encoding U11/U12 small nuclear ribonucleoprotein 25 kDa protein-like has protein sequence MEELSKLTKKRLKHLLKDDTYLSDIPPDITSGECKNLIALAYGQSISLLLDRGPTNPKMKIIVPAGEKTTVEHVKKAIRTQFTLNHSRTGDAGRKIIRWKYIWKTYWLKFEGSPLDDDRKTLEDLGIGHGSELKFMKRRRIKNSDKKKK, from the coding sequence atggaagaactatcaaaattaacgaaaaaacgtCTCAAACACCTTCTGAAAGACGACACTTACCTTTCGGACATCCCTCCCGACATCACATCAGGCGAATGCAAAAATCTAATCGCTCTTGCGTATGGCCAGAGCATCTCTTTGCTGCTGGATCGTGGCCCTACCAACCCAAAAATGAAGATAATTGTGCCAGCAGGAGAAAAAACGACAGTCGAACACGTGAAGAAAGCCATTCGCACGCAATTCACGTTAAATCACTCGAGAACGGGAGATGCCGGTCGCAAAATAATCCGCTGGAAGTACATTTGGAAGACTtattggctgaaatttgagGGTTCGCCACTAGATGATGACAGAAAAACTCTCGAGGATCTCGGGATTGGGCACGGAAgtgaactaaaatttatgaaacgaAGAAGAATTAAGAATtctgacaagaaaaaaaagtaa